Part of the Tamandua tetradactyla isolate mTamTet1 chromosome 11, mTamTet1.pri, whole genome shotgun sequence genome, GCCCTGAAACAGGTCCTCATGGGGCTATATCACATGATAAAGTTAATTTGGACACATCAACCAAAGATTCTTGGGTGGACACACAGTCAGATGTGATTCAGGGTTTGGACAACACGAAGTTTATCAATCCCATGAACAAAGGTCCTGGGAAGGCCTCATGGACCAGAACCCACTCTGTGGAACAGTTCAGCACTCACTCTTACCTTGGACATATCCCAACCACAACCTCAGACtactttgtaaaattaaaaagggTTAGACCCACCTCTACATCTCATATGACTTCACTTCTCACCAAAGATCTGGCCACTATATCAAAGGTAAGCTTTGAAAAAGGTACCACTACATTTCCAATTTTGAGCAGCAACACTGGGGAAATATTCCCCCCATCTGAAGCagccaaagataaagaggaaattcACCCTTCAACATACATAGCAGCAACCACTTTGGGTACCATCAGTTATGAAGATAACTCATCTTCCTCATTCCCAGCCCATTCAAAACCAACCAGAGCACTATATCAAATGCTTGCCACAACCAGACTGGGGGAAAGCATTGTTTCCACAACAATGCTGGACTACCCTCAGACCAAAAGCATCTCCCCAGGGAACACCACAGTCAAAGAAACAAGTGATCTCCTTTCACAAGTTCCCAATGTTGATGATAAAACTGAGGACCTCATAAGGAGAGACATCTCATCTAACAAAACATACAATTCAGGCCTTGTTCAGTCCTTAGTGCTACCATCCATCAAAAGAACGACAACCTTGCCTGTCATCCAAGAACATGCAGGAATGACTGTCACTTCCCTTATAAGTCCTTCTGACACTATATCAGTGGGTACACATAACCTGGACACATCAACTGTAGACAACAGGGAAGGTGCATTTTCAGATATAACTCATGATTTTGCACTCTCAACGATGACTCCTCTAACGAGCAGAGGTCCTGGGGATGCCTCGTGGACCAGAACCCAGTCTGTGGGACAATTCAATACTCATTCTGACTCTGTGGAACAGACCAGCACTCCTTCTTCCCCTGAACCAACCACTGCCTCAAACTCATCTTACCCTGCTTCTCCCACATCAGAATTGTTTCAACCTTCATCTTCCCTTTCTATAACTTCACTTCTCACCTATGGTCTGATGAAGAGTACAACCATGTCGGACAGAAGCATTGGACCTGGCAACAGTTCTCTTCCAATTTGGAGCAGCATCCCTGGGAAAATACTGCCTCCTTCTAAAACTACCACAGATGTGCAGGCAATTCCCCCTACAACACAAACTGCCGGCACCTCTGAAGGTTCCTCCTTCCCAGCCCATTCAGAGATGTCCAGAGCCACATCTCCAGAGGTTTCTGCCTCCAGCATGGGGGACACCACTGTTTCCACATCAGTGTCTGGCTTCTCTAAGATCACTAGGAATGAAACAGAACCAATGTCCCCCAAGAGCCCTCAACCGGGTGAGACCAGCACCTCTCGTGACAACAGCTCAACTGAAGATAGTAGCAACGTCCATTCCCAGGGGTCCATGGGTGCTGCTGCAGTGGTCTCCAAGACAGTGGTTCCCTCCTCTTCTTGGTCATTCTTGGCAGGTCCCATTATGTCACCTAAGTCCATGAGCATCTCCTTAGAAACTAGCAGCAGGCCCTCTGCCTCTCCTTCCAATGCAGATTCCAAGCATATGAACTTCACCACACTGACAGGTCGTTCTGGAGCTACCTACCCGAGTTCAAATACTTTGAAGACATCAACCACACCTTCCCTTGGAGGGACCCATTTGACGTTCTCAAGGCCATCAAGGATCACATCTCACATGGATACTGCTTCTACCATGGGGCACACCACAGCTTCATCAGCAGTACCTTCATTGATTGACACAGCAAGGATTGATTCTCAGCCACCTTCCTCCATGATCCCTGGACTGGGGAAGATGGCAACCACCCAGAATACCACTACAGACATGACACAAGCCAGCTCTTCCAGCAGTACATCTATGCCACGAACTACTGAGCTCcacatttctctaaaaaaaactACTGAAAATACTACCAGTTCATTAATGTCCCCATTCACCACAgaaactatagaaatgtccttcACCACCAAATCAGGCCCTCTTGGGATGACATCACAGGGTATATTTACCTCAGAGACATCAACCATCAGCTCATGGGCAGGAACACCTTCAGGTGTGATTCAGGGTTATGCAACCTCAAAGATTAACACTCTCATGAATAGAAGTCCCAGAAATGCCTCACAGACAGGCTCTCCCTCTTCCCTTGAACCTAAACCTGCCACATCCTCAACTTCTCATGTTCCTTCCACATTTGAAGGGTTCCACCCCTCCTCTCCTGTTCCTGCAACCTTAATTGCCACCTCTGGGGTGGTGACAATCCCGGCCATGATGGACACAAACTTGGAATCTGGTACCAGTTCATCTCCTAAATTGAGGAGAACCTCTGATGAAATACTCACTCCTCCTGAAGCCACCACAGATGCAAAGGCTATTTTCCCTTCCACTAGCGCAGCAGCAACAGATCTGGGGACCACCAGTTCTACACAACAAGCACATTCCTTTATCTCACCATACTCAGAGCAATCTGAAACCACAACGCTAAAGGATATTGATATCAATATGGTAGACAACACTTTTTCCACAACAATGCCTGGCTCTTCTGAGAATGCAAAGTTTGAGACAGAGTTGACTTCCTTTCTGACTCCTGAACTCATGGAGACCAGCACCTCCCAGGAAACCAGTTCAACTACTGAGACAAGCACTGTCCTTTTCCATGTGTCTCTGGGTGCTACTACCACTGACTTCTCCAAGACAGAGGTGCCCTCTTCTCATAGAACATTCATGCCACGTCTTGCTCAATCAACAAGGTCCATGGAGATACTGACAGGAACAGGAACTACCCTCGATGAATCTCCTCCCATAACAGAATCTACAAACATGAACTTCACCACACTGACAGGTCCTCCTGTGGCTGTATCACTGCATGAAAATACCATTAACACATCAACCACAGATTCCTGGGCAGGGATACAATCAGTCTTCCCCAGGCAATCAGGGACTACATATTCAAAGATCACCACCTCCATTATGGGAGCCACCACTGTTTCTACATCAAAGCCTGAATCCTCTGAGACCAAAAGCAATGAGACAGAACCAACTTCCACCCTGACCCCAGATATGAGTGACACTAGCACCTCCCCAGGAGCCACCATAGTGACAGAGACAAGCACTCTTCTTCCGCATGTGCTCACAGGTGCTGGCACTACTGAAGTCTTCATACGAGAAAACATCTCCTCTAGCACAAAATACAATTCAGGCCCTGCTCAGTCCTCAGTGTTACCATCCATCAACAGAACCCCTACCTCTGCTGTCATCTCTGAGTCTGCAGTAATAACCGTTACTTCTCTTATAAGTCCTCCTGAGGTTAAATCAGTGGGTACACATAATCTCAACACATCAACTCTAGATTTCAGGGGAGGTGCACTTTCAAATGTAACTGATGATTTTGCATACTCCACAATGACCCCTCTGATGAACAGAGGTCCTGGGGATGCATCATGGATCAACCCTGACTCTGTGGAACAAACAAGCACTCCTTCTTCCCCTGAACCAACCACTGCCACAAAttcatcttcctctttctcttccaaatcaaACTTGTTTCAACCCACATCTTCCCTTTCTACAACTTCACTTCTCACCTATGGTCTGGTGAAGAGCACAACCATGTTGGACATAAGCATTGGACCTGGCAGCAGTTCTCTTCCAATTCGGCACAGCACGTCTAAGAAAATACTGTCTTCTAAAGCTACCACAGATACACAAGCAATTCCCCATTCAGCGCAAACCTCAGGAATCACTGAGGGTTCCTCAAGTTCTGGGCATGATCCACATTTCTTCTTCCCAACCTATTCAGAGATAtccagagtcacatctccagaagTTTCTGCCTCCAGCATGTGGGACACCACTGTTTCCACATCAATGTCTGGCTCCTCTAAGACTGCTAGGAGTGATAATGAAACGATATCCTCCCAGAACCCTCAACTGAGTGAGACCAGCACCTCTCAAGACATCAGCTCTACTGAAGATACAGGCAATGTCCATCCACAGGGGTCCATGAGTGCTGATGCTGAAGTTTCCAAGACAGTGGTTCCCTCTTCTGCTTGGTCATCCTTCACAGGTCCCATTGTGTCACCTAGGTTTATGGGCATGCCCTCAGAAACCAGCAGCAGGCCCTCTGCCCCTCCTTCCAATGCAGATTCGAAGCATATGAAATTCACCACACTGACAGGTCATTCTGGAGCGACATACCTGAGTTCAAATACTTTGGAGACATCAACTGCACCCTCCCCTGAAGGGACCCATTTGACATTCTCAAGCCCATCTAGGGTCACATCTCACATGGATACTGCCTCTACCATGGGGCACACCACTGTTTCATCAGCAGAACCTGCATCAGCTGACACAACAAGGACTGACTCTCAGCCACCTTCCTCCGTGACCCCTGGAATGGGGGAGACAAGCACCACCCAGGACACCATAGCTACAGGGACAAGCACTGTCTACTCTCAAGTGCTCACTGGTTCAACTACTTTTGAGGTATCTATGACACAAGCCAGCTCTTCCAGCAGGACATCTATGCCACAAACTACTGAGCTCCACATTTCTCTCAAAAAAACTATAGAAGGCACTACCAGTCCATTAACATCCCCACTCACCACAGAAAATACAGGAATGTCCTTCACCACCAAATCAGTTCCTCCTGGGACTAAATCACAGGGTATATTTACCTCAGATACATCAGCCATTGGCGCATGGGCAGGGACACGCTCAGGTGTGATTCAGGGTTATGCAAACTCAAAGAATACCACTCTCATGAATAAAGGTCACAGAAATGCCTCATGGACAGGCTCTTCCTCTGTGGATGAAACCAGCTCCCCCTCATCCCTGAAACCTAAACCTGCTGCATCCTCAACTTCCTCTGTTTCTTCCACATTTGAGGGGTTCCGTTCCTCCTCCCCTGTTTCTATAGCCATGATCCCCACTTCTGGGATGGTGACAATCCCGGTCATGATGGACACAAGCTTGGAACCTGGTACCAGCTCACCTCCTAAACTGAGGAGTACCTCTGGTGAAATACTCACTCCTCCTGAAGCCACCACAGATACAGAAGCAATTTTCCCTTCCACTAGCACAGAAACAACAGATCTGGGGACCACCATTTCTACACAACCGGCACATTCCTTTGTCCCATCCTACTCAGAACGATCTGAAACCACAACCCTAAAGCATATTGGTGTCAACATGGTGGACAGTACTTTTTCCACAACAATGCCTGGCTCCTCTGAGAATACAAAGTTTGAGACAGAGTCTACTTCCCTGACCCGGGGACTCACGGACACCAGCACCTCCCAGGAGACCAGTTCAACCACTGAGACAAGCACTGTCCTTTTCCGTGTGTCCCCAGGTGCTGCTACCACTGAGTTCTCCAGGACCAAGGTGCCCTCTTCTCATAAAACATTCATGCCAGATCTTGCTCTGTCAACAAGGTCCTTGGAGATACTGACAGAATCAAGCACTAGGCACTCTGAATCTCCTCCCATAACAGAATCTAGAAACATGACCTTCACTACACTGACAGGTCATGCTGGTCCAATATCACTGCATGAAAATACCTTGAACACATCAACCACAGATTCCTGGGCAGGGACACAATCAATCTTCCCCAGGCAGTCAGGGACTACATATTCAAAGATCACCACCTCCAACATGAAAGCTATCACTGTTTCCACATCAAAGCCTGAATCCCCTGAGCCCAAAAGCAATGAGACAGAACCAAATTCCACTTTGACTCCAGATATAAGGTATATTAGTAGCTCCCCAGGGACCACCATAGTCACAGAGACAAGCACTCTTCTTCCACATATGCTCACTGATGCCGGCTCTACTGAGGTCTTCATACAAGAAAACATCTCCTCTAGCACGACATACAATTCAGGTCTTGTTCAGTCCTCAATGTTGCCATCCATCAACAGAACCCCTACCTCTGCTGTCATCCCTGAGTCTGCAGTAATAACCATTAGTTCCTTTATAAGTCCTCCTGAGGTGAAATCAGTGGGAGCACATAATCTGGACTCATCAATCCTAGACTCCAGAGAAAGTGCACTTTCCGATGTAACTCACAATTTTGCACACTCCACAATGACCCCTCTGATGAACAGAGGTCCTGGGAATGCATCAAGGATCAGCTCTGACTCTGTGGAACAGATCAGCACTCCTTCTTCCCATGAACCAACCACTGCCACAACCTcttcttcctctgtttcttccACATCAAAATTGTTTCAAAGCACATCTTCCCTTTCTATGACTTCGCCTCTCACCTATGGTCTCGTGAAGAGTACAATCATGTTGGACATGAGCATTGGTCTTGGCAAGAGTTCTCTTCCAGCCCAGGGCAGCATCTCTGGGAAAACACTGCCTCCTTCTAAAGCTACCAAAGATATGCAGGCTATTCTCACTTCAGTGCAAACCTCAGGAAGCAATGAGGGTTCCTCGAGTTCTGGGCATGACCCACGTTCCTCCTTCCCAGCCCATTCAGAGATAACCAGAGCCACATCTTCAGAGGTTCCTGCCTCCAGCATATGGGACACCACTGTTTCCACATCAGTGTCTGGCTCATTTAAGATCACTAGGAATGATACTGAAACAATGTCCTCCCAAAACCCTCAACTGAGTGAGACCAGTACCTCTCAAGACATCAGCTCTACTGAAGATAAAAGCAATGTCCATTCCCTGGTGTCCATGGGTGCTGCTACTGACGTCACTAAGACAGTGGTTCCCTCCTCTGCTTGGTCATTCTTGACAGGTCCCATTGTGTCACCTGGGTTTGTGGGCATGCCCTCAGAAACCACCAGCAGGCCTTCTGCCTCTTCTTCCAATGCAGATTCTGAGCATATGAAATTCACCACACTGACAGGTCACTCTGGAGTGACATACCTGAGTTCAAATACTTTGGAGACATCAACTGCAACTTCCCCTGAAGGGACCCATTTGACATTCTCAAGGCCATCGAGGGTCACATCTCACATGGATACTGCCTCTACCATGGGGCACACCACTGTTTCATCAGCAGAACCTTCATCAGCTGACACAACAAGGACTGACTCTCAGCCACCTTCCTCCATGAACCCTGGACTGGGGGAGATAGCAACCACCCAGGACACCACAGTGACAGGGACAAGCACTGTCTACTCTCGTGTGTTCACTGGTCCAACTACATTTGAGGTATCCACGGCCCAAGCCAGCTCTTCTAGCAGGACATCTATGCCACAACTTACTGAGCTCCACATTTCTCTCAATAAAACTACAGAAGGCACTACCAGCTCATTAACATCATCACTCACCACAGAAAGTACAGGAATGTCCTTCAACACCAAAGCAGGTCTTTCTGGGGCGAGATCACAGGGTATACTTTCCTCAGAAACATCAACTACTGGCTCATTGGCAGAGACACCCTCAGGTGTGATTCAGGGTTATGCAAACTCAAAGATTGCCACTTTCATGAATAGAGGTCAGAGAAATGCCTCAGGGATAAGCTCTCGCTCTGTGGAAAAAACCAGCTTTTCCACCTCCCTTGAATCTAAACCTGCAATATCCtcaactttctctctttcttatacATTTAAAGGGTTCAGCCCCTCCTCTCCTGTTTCTGTAACCTTAATCCCCACTTCTGGGATGGTGAAAATCCTGGGCATGATGGATGCAAGCCTGGAACCTGGTACCAGTTCACCTCCTAAACTGAGGAGTACCTCTGGTGAAATACTCACTCCTAGTGAAGCCACCACAGATACAGAGGCAATTTTCCCTTCCACTAGCACAGAAGCAACAGATCTGGGGGCCACCAGTTCTACACAACAAGCACATTCCTTGTCCCATCCTCCTCAGAGCAATCTGAAACCACAACATATTGGTGTCAACATGGTGCACAACACTTTTTCCACAATAATGCCTGGTTCCTCTGAGAATACAAAGTTTGATACAGAGTCTACTTCTTCCCCGACCCTGGGACTCACAGAGACCAGTACCTCCCAGGAAACCAGTTCAACCACTGAGACAAGCACTGTCATTTTCAATGTGTCCCTGGGTGCTGCTACTACTGAGTTCTCCAGGACTGAGGTGCCCTCTTCTCACAGAACATTCATGCCAGGCCTTGCTCAGTCAGCAAGATCCATGGAGATGCTGACAGGAAACAGCACTAAACACTCTGAATCTCCTCCCAAGAATGAATCTACAAACATGACCTTCACCACAACAGGTCCTCCTGGGGCTATATCACTTCATGAAAATACCTTGAACACATCAGTCACAGATTCCTGGGCAGGAATTCAATCAGTCTTCCCCAGGCAATCAGGGACTACATATTCAAAGACCACCACTTCCATCACAGGAGTCATCACTGTTTCCACACCAAAGTCTGAACCCTCTGAGACCAAAAGCAATGAGACAGAACCAACTTCCATCCTGACTCCAGATATGAGGGAGACCAGTACCTTCCCAGGGACCAGAACAGACACAGAGACAAGCACTCTCATTCCACATGTGTTCCCTGGTGCTGGTACTACTGAGGTCTTCATACGAGAAATCATGCCCTCTAGCAGGACATACAAATCCAGCCCTGTTCAGTCCTCAGTGTTACCATCCATCAACAGAACCTCTACCTCCGCTGTCATCCCTGAGTCTGCAGTATTAGCTGCTACTCCACTTAGAAGTCCTTCTGAGGCTAAATCAGTGGGTATGCGTAACCTGGACACATCAACTCAACCTTCCATGGAAGGTGCACTTTCAGATGTAACTCAGGATTTTGCCCACTCAGCAATGATGCCTCTAATGAACAGAGGTCCTGGGGATACATCATGGATTAGCCCTGACTCTGTGGAACAGACCAGCACTCCTTCCTCTCCTGAACCAACCACTGCCACAACCTCATCTTCCCCTGTTTCTTCCACATCAAAATTGTTTCCACCCACAGCTTCCCTTTCTACAACTTCACCTCTCGCCTATGGTCTGGAGAAGAGCACAAATATGTTGGACGTAAGCATTGGTCCTGGCAACAGTTCTCTTCCAGTTTGGAGCAGCATCCCTGGGAAAATACTGCCTCCTTCTAAAGCTTCCACAGATGTGCAAGCAATTCCTCCTACAACACAAATTGCAGGCACCACTGAGGGTTCCTCGAGTTCTGAGCATGACCCACATTCCTCTTTCCCAGCCCATTCAGAGATATCCAGAGTCACATATCCAGAGGTTTCTGCCTCCAGCATGGGGGACACCACTGTTTCCACATCAATGTCTGGCTCCTCTAAGATCACTAGGAATGAAACAGAACCAATGTCCTCCTGGAACTCTCAACCGAGTAATACCAGCACCTCTCAGGATATCAGCTCAACTGAAGATACAAGCAATGTCCATTCCCAGGTGTCCATGGGTACTGCTACTGAGGTCAGCAGGACAGTGGTTCCCTCCTCTTCTTGGTCATTCTTGACAGGTCCCATTTTGTTAGCAAGTTCCCTCAACTTGCCCTCAGAAACCAGGAGCAGACCCTCTGAAACTCCCCCCATGACAGATTCTGTGCATACGACCTTCACCACACTGACAGGTCATTCTGGAGCTACATACCTGAGTTCAAATACCTTGAAGACATCAACTGCACCTTCCTTTGAAGGAACCCATTTGACATTCTCAAGGCCATCGAGGGTCACATCTCACATGGATACTGCCTCTACCATGGGGCATACGACTGTTTCATCAGCAGTACCTGCATTGACTGAGGGAAAAAGAACTGACTCTCAGACACCTTCCTCCCTGACCCCTGGACTGGGAGAGACAAGCACCACCCAGGATACAACCACTGCCACAGAGTCAGGCACTGTCTACTCTCATGTGTTCACTGATTCAACTACTTTTGATGTATCCAAGACACCAACCAGCTTTTCTAGCAGGACATCTATGCCAAGAATAACCGTATTCAAAATTCCTGCCAAGGAACCCACACATAACAGAACCAGCCCATTAACCTCCCCACTCACCGCAGAATCTACAGGTATGCCCATCACCTCCCAATGTGGTCTTCCCGGTGTTACATTTTTGGGTCCACTTTCCTTGTATGTATTAACCCCAGCCTCTTTGGAAGGTTCGTACTCAACCATGACTTATGTTTTTGAACAGTCAGAAATGACCCACCTTCATGAACAGAGattcaaaagatatttcatggatgaGCACTCCCTATCTGGAAGAAAACAGCCTTCCACCTTTCCTAGCATCTATCCCTTCCATGAATTCACTGTCTCCTGTTTTCTCCCCATTACAAGATATGAAcccctcctcttcttttcttccaaacTCATTTCTCAAGTCTGGTTTAGTAAAGATCCCAGCTTTATGGGTCCCAAGTTTGGAGCATGGCAGCAAGTCATCTTCAAATTTGAGCAGTACCTCAGTTGAAATATTGACTACCTCTGAAGTCACCACTAATATAGAGACAATTCACTCTTCCACAAACACAGCCATGACAACTCTGGGGAACAGTAGTTCAGGATACAAACATCATTCCTCTGTCCCAACCTAATCAGGGACATCCTTAGTCATATATCCAatggctaccatcaccactaaaCACAACACTACTATTTCCACAACATTGTCTACCTCTTTAGACCTCACAAGAATCAAGTCTCATCCACTTTCTCACATGGCTCCTGGAGTTTTGGAGACTAGCATGATCCTAAACACTAACTCAGTCATACCAACAAAAACACTTTTATCTCCTGTCTCCACACATCTTTGCAGAGGTCTAAGACCAATGTTACTTCCTCTGTCAAAATATCAGTCACCAGCCAGTCTCCATCCTTGCACTGAAATGCCAGTGGATAAAATCACTCACTTTTATGTTTCTCCCTCTGGAAAAGGCTCTGGTGGAGTAATATCCTTTCCAGAAACCAGCTTTACTGCACCTGTATCAGAAAATACTCATTATCTGAGCTCAGATATGCCATCCTTAGCTACTATTATTCCAGCTGGCAAGCTGATGTCTTCTCAGTCAGAAGTTATCTTTTCCTTTGACATAACTAGACTTCTAGGTACCAACCCAACTATCTTTTCAGCCAATTCATCTTCTAGAACAGAATCCAGCTCTGGGGCTGCTATTGTTTCTACCATTGCAGAGAGCCTACTTTCATCAGCTTCAACCCCATTCCCCTCTTTAAACTTTACTACCAATTCCTCTTCAAAAATCTCAGCCCTCTTTGGAATGACTTCCTCACCAATTGCCTCACCTACAGTGGAAACCAGTCTTGGGGCAGACAGCAACATTGCTGAGGGTCACTTGATAATGATCAGTACTTTGGATACTTGGACCCAACCAGTAAGGACACCTTTATCACCCCTTGTGGATACCATAATGACAAAGAGTGTTTACTTGGGAACAATGACAAGTGTTTCTCAAGTACTTCCACATTCAACATAGTTGACAAGTAAGGGCCCACTTTCCAATTCTTTCAGGTTGATAGTAAATGACTCCTTTGTGATAATTAAAATGGAGTCAATTAGGAGTTTATTTC contains:
- the LOC143649178 gene encoding mucin-16-like, whose translation is MGWEGPAHPRQKQGHLLVLVASLLLTCGPAFLTGTVGNVEPFSQTSSSTVQRYSTQPNPALDTSSPATKTDRSTDETTVSITNFPSYESSMWLKSNPSTPMTVVDSTELDASVLSTTMEVSQGAYGATTFSTTDLISLGTSIRLGLPRRSPDIATALKIISSKEFSSSPDTKYSGEKSSLEIPSVTVPIETMIGNGTIGLLRLPTEVKAPDKSPREREGMVATEKFSLSPSLSEAWASSYTETTRGTSQLSGTVSSVLPKSTDRATTQTSQQSSPELNPETTGMDFSTWLGFTGGNTMDTHISLSTSSTGLEDYIASPESTTTISPVTDKYDLRTRTWVSTMLIPSPASRKNAMASEKQTRGPVSDDYSSASPQPEQTSGSDLTLSASPQTTDILHVTSTAQTTSLVSLTSESQAIISLTNSSGRKMSSSSATLPSMGTKNLVPLTNVTTIDAASTPGQQSRISSPTGVNINGITTSNTLGVSTTTKHMGTSSILTTMPSPEGNVSTTDNILAAKASTATPQHPPLWFSTVISAPTLGPWTILDKTSNLEVTGSPEAISAIETTSSLAPTTLSGSVSTHHGPVTVNGTSLAIPFSSASGEKSEALTSLRMLGPSDTTASLLISASSGIQKLSTSVPDISSTSWIPNRTETEMLYVPMASHDQPRKKTHSDISFSTLPPDSLSTFDWAVGRSVSPATIATSAPQGDTTLQELPLETMINPAASKLPFSKGCNKSRVTPAPLVSSIGVIFSKEPDLTSRAAKQSSTHLPATTSEVPGHVSRLAAAALGVIPYTARTPESIFQGHGVMTPTAVGRTTFDSQTGKETASSESLNNEMLTASPDLEGTIKKTNSSGLLKTTDWLSTSLESETSLYQSSKNSVNDRIATYKPIMDREASHPSTNTEGTTLWAMSYEYKPHSIVTAHSESIRTASPMVSASTISNTIVSTSATTPPESTRAQTELYSFLNSLRDSSIYTNTSSTIETSIVLSPNSTNITKISGANITSSDRLSSVDLIQSTESSDVPTRPIISSFTSPPKTEYEGMTFSPETGPHGAISHDKVNLDTSTKDSWVDTQSDVIQGLDNTKFINPMNKGPGKASWTRTHSVEQFSTHSYLGHIPTTTSDYFVKLKRVRPTSTSHMTSLLTKDLATISKVSFEKGTTTFPILSSNTGEIFPPSEAAKDKEEIHPSTYIAATTLGTISYEDNSSSSFPAHSKPTRALYQMLATTRLGESIVSTTMLDYPQTKSISPGNTTVKETSDLLSQVPNVDDKTEDLIRRDISSNKTYNSGLVQSLVLPSIKRTTTLPVIQEHAGMTVTSLISPSDTISVGTHNLDTSTVDNREGAFSDITHDFALSTMTPLTSRGPGDASWTRTQSVGQFNTHSDSVEQTSTPSSPEPTTASNSSYPASPTSELFQPSSSLSITSLLTYGLMKSTTMSDRSIGPGNSSLPIWSSIPGKILPPSKTTTDVQAIPPTTQTAGTSEGSSFPAHSEMSRATSPEVSASSMGDTTVSTSVSGFSKITRNETEPMSPKSPQPGETSTSRDNSSTEDSSNVHSQGSMGAAAVVSKTVVPSSSWSFLAGPIMSPKSMSISLETSSRPSASPSNADSKHMNFTTLTGRSGATYPSSNTLKTSTTPSLGGTHLTFSRPSRITSHMDTASTMGHTTASSAVPSLIDTARIDSQPPSSMIPGLGKMATTQNTTTDMTQASSSSSTSMPRTTELHISLKKTTENTTSSLMSPFTTETIEMSFTTKSGPLGMTSQGIFTSETSTISSWAGTPSGVIQGYATSKINTLMNRSPRNASQTGSPSSLEPKPATSSTSHVPSTFEGFHPSSPVPATLIATSGVVTIPAMMDTNLESGTSSSPKLRRTSDEILTPPEATTDAKAIFPSTSAAATDLGTTSSTQQAHSFISPYSEQSETTTLKDIDINMVDNTFSTTMPGSSENAKFETELTSFLTPELMETSTSQETSSTTETSTVLFHVSLGATTTDFSKTEVPSSHRTFMPRLAQSTRSMEILTGTGTTLDESPPITESTNMNFTTLTGPPVAVSLHENTINTSTTDSWAGIQSVFPRQSGTTYSKITTSIMGATTVSTSKPESSETKSNETEPTSTLTPDMSDTSTSPGATIVTETSTLLPHVLTGAGTTEVFIRENISSSTKYNSGPAQSSVLPSINRTPTSAVISESAVITVTSLISPPEVKSVGTHNLNTSTLDFRGGALSNVTDDFAYSTMTPLMNRGPGDASWINPDSVEQTSTPSSPEPTTATNSSSSFSSKSNLFQPTSSLSTTSLLTYGLVKSTTMLDISIGPGSSSLPIRHSTSKKILSSKATTDTQAIPHSAQTSGITEGSSSSGHDPHFFFPTYSEISRVTSPEVSASSMWDTTVSTSMSGSSKTARSDNETISSQNPQLSETSTSQDISSTEDTGNVHPQGSMSADAEVSKTVVPSSAWSSFTGPIVSPRFMGMPSETSSRPSAPPSNADSKHMKFTTLTGHSGATYLSSNTLETSTAPSPEGTHLTFSSPSRVTSHMDTASTMGHTTVSSAEPASADTTRTDSQPPSSVTPGMGETSTTQDTIATGTSTVYSQVLTGSTTFEVSMTQASSSSRTSMPQTTELHISLKKTIEGTTSPLTSPLTTENTGMSFTTKSVPPGTKSQGIFTSDTSAIGAWAGTRSGVIQGYANSKNTTLMNKGHRNASWTGSSSVDETSSPSSLKPKPAASSTSSVSSTFEGFRSSSPVSIAMIPTSGMVTIPVMMDTSLEPGTSSPPKLRSTSGEILTPPEATTDTEAIFPSTSTETTDLGTTISTQPAHSFVPSYSERSETTTLKHIGVNMVDSTFSTTMPGSSENTKFETESTSLTRGLTDTSTSQETSSTTETSTVLFRVSPGAATTEFSRTKVPSSHKTFMPDLALSTRSLEILTESSTRHSESPPITESRNMTFTTLTGHAGPISLHENTLNTSTTDSWAGTQSIFPRQSGTTYSKITTSNMKAITVSTSKPESPEPKSNETEPNSTLTPDIRYISSSPGTTIVTETSTLLPHMLTDAGSTEVFIQENISSSTTYNSGLVQSSMLPSINRTPTSAVIPESAVITISSFISPPEVKSVGAHNLDSSILDSRESALSDVTHNFAHSTMTPLMNRGPGNASRISSDSVEQISTPSSHEPTTATTSSSSVSSTSKLFQSTSSLSMTSPLTYGLVKSTIMLDMSIGLGKSSLPAQGSISGKTLPPSKATKDMQAILTSVQTSGSNEGSSSSGHDPRSSFPAHSEITRATSSEVPASSIWDTTVSTSVSGSFKITRNDTETMSSQNPQLSETSTSQDISSTEDKSNVHSLVSMGAATDVTKTVVPSSAWSFLTGPIVSPGFVGMPSETTSRPSASSSNADSEHMKFTTLTGHSGVTYLSSNTLETSTATSPEGTHLTFSRPSRVTSHMDTASTMGHTTVSSAEPSSADTTRTDSQPPSSMNPGLGEIATTQDTTVTGTSTVYSRVFTGPTTFEVSTAQASSSSRTSMPQLTELHISLNKTTEGTTSSLTSSLTTESTGMSFNTKAGLSGARSQGILSSETSTTGSLAETPSGVIQGYANSKIATFMNRGQRNASGISSRSVEKTSFSTSLESKPAISSTFSLSYTFKGFSPSSPVSVTLIPTSGMVKILGMMDASLEPGTSSPPKLRSTSGEILTPSEATTDTEAIFPSTSTEATDLGATSSTQQAHSLSHPPQSNLKPQHIGVNMVHNTFSTIMPGSSENTKFDTESTSSPTLGLTETSTSQETSSTTETSTVIFNVSLGAATTEFSRTEVPSSHRTFMPGLAQSARSMEMLTGNSTKHSESPPKNESTNMTFTTTGPPGAISLHENTLNTSVTDSWAGIQSVFPRQSGTTYSKTTTSITGVITVSTPKSEPSETKSNETEPTSILTPDMRETSTFPGTRTDTETSTLIPHVFPGAGTTEVFIREIMPSSRTYKSSPVQSSVLPSINRTSTSAVIPESAVLAATPLRSPSEAKSVGMRNLDTSTQPSMEGALSDVTQDFAHSAMMPLMNRGPGDTSWISPDSVEQTSTPSSPEPTTATTSSSPVSSTSKLFPPTASLSTTSPLAYGLEKSTNMLDAIEGHISHGYCLYHGAYDCFISSTCID